In the Grimontia kaedaensis genome, one interval contains:
- the fadA gene encoding acetyl-CoA C-acyltransferase FadA, whose protein sequence is MKNVVIVDCIRTPMGRSKAGAFRHTRAEDLSAHLMASLLARNPQLDPTEIEDIYWGCVQQTLEQGFNVARNAALLAGIPHTVAATTVNRLCGSSMQALHDAARAIQVGDADVCLIGGVEHMGHVPMTHGVDFHPGLSKSVAKAAGMMGLTAEMLGRIHGISREQQDAFAARSHQRAYAATVEGRFKNEIMPTEGHDEKGGLFLMENDEVIRPETTVETLSGLRPVFDPANGTVTAGTSSALSDGAAAMLVMSEDKAKALGLPIRARVRSMAVAGCDPSIMGYGPVPATQKALKRAGVTIDDIGMIELNEAFAAQSLPCAKDLGLLDKVDEKVNLNGGAIALGHPLGCSGARISTTLINLMEHNDVELGLATMCIGLGQGIATVFERV, encoded by the coding sequence ATGAAAAACGTCGTGATTGTCGATTGTATTCGAACCCCGATGGGCCGCTCCAAAGCCGGTGCTTTCCGCCACACCCGTGCGGAAGATTTGTCAGCGCACCTGATGGCGTCTCTGCTTGCACGTAACCCGCAGCTGGATCCAACAGAAATCGAGGATATCTACTGGGGCTGTGTACAGCAGACACTTGAACAAGGCTTCAACGTCGCCCGTAACGCAGCGCTGCTCGCTGGCATTCCACACACAGTAGCCGCCACTACGGTTAACCGTCTGTGTGGCTCTTCCATGCAGGCATTGCATGATGCCGCACGTGCCATTCAAGTGGGCGATGCCGATGTCTGCCTGATTGGTGGCGTTGAGCACATGGGTCATGTTCCTATGACTCACGGTGTCGACTTCCACCCGGGTCTTTCCAAGTCTGTGGCAAAAGCCGCTGGTATGATGGGTCTGACCGCAGAGATGCTGGGTCGCATCCATGGTATCAGCCGTGAACAGCAAGATGCCTTTGCTGCCCGCTCCCACCAGCGCGCGTATGCTGCCACCGTGGAAGGCCGCTTTAAAAATGAAATCATGCCTACCGAAGGCCATGATGAGAAAGGCGGACTCTTCCTGATGGAAAACGATGAAGTTATCCGTCCGGAAACCACAGTGGAAACTCTTTCAGGTCTGCGCCCAGTATTCGATCCAGCTAACGGCACAGTAACCGCAGGTACGTCTTCCGCCCTGTCTGACGGTGCCGCGGCCATGCTGGTGATGAGTGAAGACAAAGCCAAAGCGCTCGGCCTACCGATTCGTGCTCGCGTGCGTTCGATGGCAGTCGCAGGCTGCGATCCTTCTATCATGGGTTATGGTCCCGTACCGGCGACGCAAAAAGCACTGAAGCGTGCAGGTGTCACCATTGATGACATCGGCATGATTGAGCTTAACGAAGCCTTCGCTGCGCAGTCACTACCTTGTGCAAAAGATCTGGGCTTGCTGGATAAAGTCGACGAGAAAGTGAACCTCAACGGTGGCGCGATCGCACTGGGTCACCCTCTGGGTTGTTCAGGCGCACGTATCTCTACTACGCTTATCAACCTGATGGAGCACAATGATGTCGAGCTGGGTCTTGCCACCATGTGTATCGGTTTAGGTCAGGGTATTGCTACGGTGTTTGAGCGCGTTTAA